From Gopherus flavomarginatus isolate rGopFla2 chromosome 16, rGopFla2.mat.asm, whole genome shotgun sequence, a single genomic window includes:
- the C16H19orf38 gene encoding protein HIDE1 isoform X2 yields the protein MHVGLLLSSHQRSRTLSGKMSLRILFLLAGSLAGPSLTPAPLLYLDMSSEPPARGDSTQLVCIAPRAYVDSEFWLLKTDLVQPVQTLFASEAQHRVTFILWNVTGKDAGQYRCRYRSYNGSARQMSEFSNVVEVAVSATPSAPPAASTAAPQGSPWLLPVTLSMAGALLLTVSLVVAVVAVRRVNARRQQLKRDRESCWTETNFPTTDISFDNCLFTVSEDHVT from the exons ATGCATGTTGGGCTCCTACTGTCTAGTCACCAAAGATCCAGGACGCTCAGCGGAAAGATGAGCCTGAGGATTCTTTTTCTCTTAGCTG GCTCGTTGGCAGGTCCCAGCCTAACTCCCGCCCCACTTCTTTACCTGGACATGTCTTCCGAGCCCCCTGCCCGAGGAGACTCCACCCAGCTCGTCTGCATCGCGCCGAGAGCCTACGTGGACAGCGAGTTCTGGTTGCTGAAGACGGATCTGGTTCAGCCCGTACAGACACTGTTTGCCTCGGAGGCCCAGCATCGCGTCACCTTCATCCTGTGGAACGTCACCGGGAAGGACGCCGGGCAGTACCGGTGCCGGTACCGCAGCTACAATGGGAGTGCCAGGCAGATGTCAGAGTTCAGCAATGTGGTGGAGGTCGCAGTGTCAG CAACTCCGAGTGCCCCTCCCGCAGCTTCCACGGCTGCTCCACAAG GTTCTCCGTGGCTGCTCCCTGTGACCCTCAGCATGGCTGGAGCTTTGCTTCTGACCGTGAGCCTAGTAGTAGCAGTCGTGGCAGTCAGGCGAG TTAACGCCAGAAGACAACAGCTGAAAAG GGATCGGGAATCGTGCTGGACAGAAACGAACTTTCCCACAACAG ACATATCGTTCGATAACTGCCTGTTCACCGTCTCGGAG
- the C16H19orf38 gene encoding protein HIDE1 isoform X1 yields the protein MHVGLLLSSHQRSRTLSGKMSLRILFLLAGSLAGPSLTPAPLLYLDMSSEPPARGDSTQLVCIAPRAYVDSEFWLLKTDLVQPVQTLFASEAQHRVTFILWNVTGKDAGQYRCRYRSYNGSARQMSEFSNVVEVAVSATPSAPPAASTAAPQGSPWLLPVTLSMAGALLLTVSLVVAVVAVRRVNARRQQLKRDRESCWTETNFPTTDISFDNCLFTVSEKMDLEATGSQDACISPGSRKRLSSASALGTNSFSTFKSLQ from the exons ATGCATGTTGGGCTCCTACTGTCTAGTCACCAAAGATCCAGGACGCTCAGCGGAAAGATGAGCCTGAGGATTCTTTTTCTCTTAGCTG GCTCGTTGGCAGGTCCCAGCCTAACTCCCGCCCCACTTCTTTACCTGGACATGTCTTCCGAGCCCCCTGCCCGAGGAGACTCCACCCAGCTCGTCTGCATCGCGCCGAGAGCCTACGTGGACAGCGAGTTCTGGTTGCTGAAGACGGATCTGGTTCAGCCCGTACAGACACTGTTTGCCTCGGAGGCCCAGCATCGCGTCACCTTCATCCTGTGGAACGTCACCGGGAAGGACGCCGGGCAGTACCGGTGCCGGTACCGCAGCTACAATGGGAGTGCCAGGCAGATGTCAGAGTTCAGCAATGTGGTGGAGGTCGCAGTGTCAG CAACTCCGAGTGCCCCTCCCGCAGCTTCCACGGCTGCTCCACAAG GTTCTCCGTGGCTGCTCCCTGTGACCCTCAGCATGGCTGGAGCTTTGCTTCTGACCGTGAGCCTAGTAGTAGCAGTCGTGGCAGTCAGGCGAG TTAACGCCAGAAGACAACAGCTGAAAAG GGATCGGGAATCGTGCTGGACAGAAACGAACTTTCCCACAACAG ACATATCGTTCGATAACTGCCTGTTCACCGTCTCGGAG AAAATGGACCtggaagccacaggcagccaagATGCCTGCATCTCCCCAGGCTCCAGGAAAAGACTCAGCTCTGCTTCCGCTCTGGGAACCAACAGCTTCAGCA